Proteins from a single region of Macaca fascicularis isolate 582-1 chromosome 5, T2T-MFA8v1.1:
- the FGF5 gene encoding fibroblast growth factor 5 isoform X2, giving the protein MSLSFLLLLFFSHLILNAWAHGEKRLVPKGQLGPAATDRNPRGSSSRQSSSSAMSSSSASSSPAASLGSQGSGLEQSSFQWSPSGRRTGSLYCRVGIGFHLQIYPDGKVNGSHEANMLSQVHR; this is encoded by the coding sequence ATGAGCttgtccttcctcctcctcctcttcttcagcCACCTGATCCTCAACGCCTGGGCTCACGGGGAGAAGCGTCTCGTCCCCAAAGGGCAACTCGGACCCGCTGCCACTGATAGGAACCCTAGAGGCTCTAGCAGCAGACAGAGCAGCAGTAGCGCTATGtcttcctcttctgcctcctcctcccccgcAGCTTCTCTGGGCAGCCAAGGAAGTGGCTTGGAGCAGAGCAGTTTCCAGTGGAGCCCCTCGGGGCGCCGGACCGGCAGCCTCTACTGCAGAGTAGGCATCGGTTTCCATCTGCAGATCTACCCGGATGGCAAAGTCAACGGCTCCCACGAAGCCAATATGTTAA